A DNA window from Cervus elaphus chromosome 17, mCerEla1.1, whole genome shotgun sequence contains the following coding sequences:
- the LOC122673373 gene encoding 40S ribosomal protein S24-like — MVTDVLHPGDTAVPKTESQEKLAKMYKTTPDVILVFGLRTHFVVTRQLIYNSLDYTPKNEPGHRLARCGLYEKKHISRKQPKECRRRTKSGECKANGDTGKKQGGDWTTGGADSADGGTLSAVAEDFFQERADKLKPS; from the coding sequence ATGGTCACTGATGTCCTTCaccctggggacacagcagtgCCTAAGACAGAAAGTCAGGAAAAACTAGCTAAAATGTACAAAACCACACCAGATGTCATCTTGGTATTTGGATTAAGAACCCATTTTGTGGTGACAAGACAGCTGATTTACAATTCCTTAGATTACACCCCCAAAAATGAACCCGGACACAGACTTGCAAGATGCGGCCTGTATGAAAAGAAGCATATCTCAAGAAAACAGCCAAAAGAATGCAGGCGCAGAACGAAGTCAGGGGAATGTAAGGCCAATGGTGACACCGGCAAAAAGCAAGGTGGAGACTGGACAACAGGTGGAGCAGATTCTGCAGATGGAGGGACTTTATCTGCGGTGGCTGAAGATTTTTTTCAGGAGAGGGCCGATAAACTAAAACCTTCttaa
- the KLB gene encoding beta-klotho isoform X1: MSSGGLQRSVILSAFILLRAVTGFSGDGRTIWSKDPNFSPVNESQLFLYDTFPKNFFWGVGTGAFQVEGNWKADGKGPSIWDHFIHTHLKNVNSTNSSSDSYIFLEKDLSALDFIGVSFYQFSISWPRLFPGGIVSAVNAKGLQYYDTLLNALVLRNIEPIVTLYHWDLPLALQEKYGGWKNETMIDFFNDYATYCFQTFGDRVKYWITIHNPYLVAWHGYGTGIHAPGEKGNLAAVYSVGHNLIKAHTKVWHNYNRNFRPHQKGQLSITLGSHWIEPNRSENTMDILKCQQSIISVLGWFANPIHGDGDYPEVMRKQLPSILPHFSETEKNEVRGTADFFAFSFGPNNFKPHNTMAKLGQNVSLNLRDVLNWIKLEYGNPRILITENGWFTDSHVKTEDTTAIYMMKNFLNQVLQAIKFDEIQVFGYTAWSLLDGFEWQDAYTTRRGLFYVDFNSKQKERKPKSSAHYYRQIIQENGFSVKESTPDVQGQFPCDFSWGVTESVLKPESAASSPQFSDPHLYVWNVTGNRLLRRVDGVRLKTRPAQCTDFVSIKRQLEMLARMKVTHYRFALDWPSILPTGNLSMANRQALRYYRCVVSEGLKLNISSMVTLYYPTHAHLGLPAPLLRSGGWLNRSTAEAFQDYADLCFRELGDLVKLWITINEPNRLSDIYEQSSNDTYWAAHHLLIAHALAWHRYDRQYRPAQRGAVSLSLHSDWAEPANPYAASHRKAAERFLQFEIAWFAEPLFKTGDYPLAMREHVAFKNRQGLARSALPQFTEEERRLVKGTADFYALNHFTTRLVMQERQNGSTYDTDRDVQFLQDITCLSSPTRLAVMPWGERRVLQWIRSNYGDMDVYITASGIDDQSLEKDELRKYYLEKYIQEALKAYLIDKIKIKGYYVFKLTEEKSRPRFGFFTPDFKAKSSIQFYNNLISNNGFLSENSGPRCSQTQRNTECIVCLLLVQKKPLIFFGCCFFSTLVLLLSITIFHKQKRRKIWKAKNSQHIPLKKGHNRVLS, from the exons ATGTCCAGCGGGGGACTGCAAAGATCTGTCATCCTGTCAGCGTTTATTCTCCTACGAGCTGTTACTGGATTCTCTGGAGACGGAAGAACTATATGGTCTAAAGATCCTAATTTCAGTCCGGTAAATGAAAGTCAGCTGTTTCTCTATGACACTTTTCCTAAAAACTTTTTCTGGGGCGTTGGGACTGGAGCATTTCAAGTGGAAGGAAATTGGAAGGCAGACGGAAAAGGACCTTCTATATGGGATCACTTCATCCATACACACCTTAAAAATGTCAACAGCACGAATAGTTCCAGTGACAGTTACATTTTTCTGGAAAAGGACTTATCAGCCCTGGATTTTATAGGCGTTTCTTTCTATCAATTTTCAATTTCCTGGCCAAGGCTTTTCCCGGGTGGAATAGTATCAGCTGTCAACGCAAAAGGTCTCCAGTATTACGATACTCTTCTCAATGCTCTGGTACTTAGAAACATTGAACCTATAGTTACTTTATACCATTGGGATTTGCCTTTGGCACTCCAGGAAAAATATGGGGGGTGGAAAAATGAAACCATGATAGATTTCTTCAATGACTATGCCACATACTGTTTCCAGACGTTTGGGGACCGTGTCAAATATTGGATTACAATTCACAACCCATATCTAGTCGCTTGGCATGGGTATGGGACTGGTATCCATGCTCCTGGAGAGAAGGGAAATTTAGCAGCTGTCTACAGCGTGGGACACAACCTGATCAAG GCTCATACGAAAGTTTGGCATAACTACAACAGAAATTTCCGCCCACATCAGAAGGGTCAGCTGTCAATCACGTTGGGATCCCACTGGATTGAACCAAACAGATCAGAAAATACAATGGATATACTCAAGTGCCAACAATCCATAATTTCTGTGCTCGGGTGGTTTGCCAACCCTATCCACGGGGATGGCGACTATCCAGAAGTGATGAGAAAGCAGTTGCCCTCCATTCTACCTCACTTCTCTGAAACAGAGAAGAATGAGGTGAGGGGCACAGCTgacttctttgccttttcctttgGACCCAACAACTTCAAGCCCCACAACACTATGGCTAAACTGGGACAAAATGTGTCACTCAATTTAAGAGATGTGCTAAACTGGATTAAACTGGAATACGGTAATCCCCGAATCTTGATTACTGAGAATGGCTGGTTCACGGACAGTCACGTAAAGACAGAGGATACCACAGCCATCTACATGATGAAGAACTTCCTCAACCAGGTTCTTCAAG CAATCAAGTTTGATGAAATACAAGTGTTTGGTTACACAGCCTGGTCCCTCCTGGATGGCTTTGAATGGCAGGATGCTTACACCACTCGCCGAGGATTATTTTATGTGGATTTTAAtagtaaacaaaaagaaagaaagcccaaGTCTTCAGCACATTACTATAGACAGATCATTCAAGAAAATGGTTTCAGTGTGAAAGAGTCCACACCAGATGTGCAGGGTCAGTTTCCCTGTGATTTCTCCTGGGGTGTTACTGAATCTGTCCTTAAG CCGGAGTCGGCGGCTTCCTCCCCGCAGTTCAGCGATCCGCACCTGTACGTGTGGAACGTGACGGGCAACAGACTGTTGCGCCGAGTGGACGGGGTGAGGCTGAAAACAAGACCAGCTCAATGCACGGATTTTGTCAGCATCAAAAGACAGCTTGAGATGTTAGCAAGAATGAAAGTGACCCACTACAGGTTTGCTCTGGACTGGCCCTCCATCCTTCCCACCGGCAACCTGTCCATGGCTAACCGACAGGCTTTGAGGTACTACAGGTGTGTGGTCAGTGAGGGGCTGAAGCTCAACATCTCCTCGATGGTCACGCTGTACTATCCGACCCACGCCCACCTAGGCCTCCCTGCGCCTCTGCTGCGCAGCGGAGGGTGGCTGAACCGGTCCACGGCCGAGGCCTTCCAGGACTACGCCGACCTGTGCTTCCGGGAGCTGGGGGACCTGGTGAAGCTCTGGATCACCATCAACGAGCCTAACCGGCTGAGTGACATCTACGAGCAGTCCAGTAACGACACCTACTGGGCAGCCCACCACCTGCTGATCGCCCACGCCCTGGCCTGGCACCGCTACGACCGGCAGTACAGGCCCGCGCAGCGCGGGGCCGTGTCGCTGTCTCTGCACTCGGACTGGGCCGAGCCCGCCAATCCCTACGCCGCCTCGCACCGGAAGGCGGCCGAGCGCTTCCTCCAGTTCGAGATCGCCTGGTTCGCAGAACCCCTCTTCAAGACGGGGGACTACCCGCTGGCTATGAGGGAGCACGTCGCCTTCAAGAATCGGCAGGGGCTCGCGCGCTCCGCGCTGCCTCAGTTCacggaggaggagaggaggctggTCAAGGGCACTGCGGACTTCTACGCCCTGAACCACTTCACCACCAGGCTCGTGATGCAGGAGCGCCAGAACGGCAGCACCTACGACACGGACAGGGACGTCCAGTTTCTGCAGGACATCACCTGCCTGAGCTCCCCCACCCGCCTGGCCGTGATGCCCTGGGGAGAGCGCAGGGTGCTGCAGTGGATCCGGAGCAACTATGGAGACATGGATGTTTACATCACGGCCAGTGGCATCGATGACCAGTCTCTGGAGAAGGATGAACTCCGAAAATACTACTTAGAGAAGTACATCCAGGAGGCTTTGAAAG CATACCTGATTGATAAAATCAAAATCAAAGGCTATTATGTATTCAAACTGACTGAAGAAAAATCTAGACCCAGATTTGGATTCTTCACACCCGATTTCAAAGCTAAATCCTCAATCCAGTTTTACAACAACCTGATCAGCAACAATGGCTTCCTTTCTGAGAACAGTGGTCCTAGATGCAGTCAGACTCAAAGAAACACGGAATGTATTGTCTGCTTACTTCTTGTGCAGAAGAAACCGCTGATATTCTTTGGATGTTGTTTCTTCTCTACCCTGGTTCTACTGTTATCAATTACCATTTTTCAtaagcaaaagagaagaaaaatttggAAAGCAAAGAACTCACAGCACATACCGTTAAAGAAAGGCCACAACAGAGTTCTTAGCTAA
- the KLB gene encoding beta-klotho isoform X2, translating to MSSGGLQRSVILSAFILLRAVTGFSGDGRTIWSKDPNFSPTFGDRVKYWITIHNPYLVAWHGYGTGIHAPGEKGNLAAVYSVGHNLIKAHTKVWHNYNRNFRPHQKGQLSITLGSHWIEPNRSENTMDILKCQQSIISVLGWFANPIHGDGDYPEVMRKQLPSILPHFSETEKNEVRGTADFFAFSFGPNNFKPHNTMAKLGQNVSLNLRDVLNWIKLEYGNPRILITENGWFTDSHVKTEDTTAIYMMKNFLNQVLQAIKFDEIQVFGYTAWSLLDGFEWQDAYTTRRGLFYVDFNSKQKERKPKSSAHYYRQIIQENGFSVKESTPDVQGQFPCDFSWGVTESVLKPESAASSPQFSDPHLYVWNVTGNRLLRRVDGVRLKTRPAQCTDFVSIKRQLEMLARMKVTHYRFALDWPSILPTGNLSMANRQALRYYRCVVSEGLKLNISSMVTLYYPTHAHLGLPAPLLRSGGWLNRSTAEAFQDYADLCFRELGDLVKLWITINEPNRLSDIYEQSSNDTYWAAHHLLIAHALAWHRYDRQYRPAQRGAVSLSLHSDWAEPANPYAASHRKAAERFLQFEIAWFAEPLFKTGDYPLAMREHVAFKNRQGLARSALPQFTEEERRLVKGTADFYALNHFTTRLVMQERQNGSTYDTDRDVQFLQDITCLSSPTRLAVMPWGERRVLQWIRSNYGDMDVYITASGIDDQSLEKDELRKYYLEKYIQEALKAYLIDKIKIKGYYVFKLTEEKSRPRFGFFTPDFKAKSSIQFYNNLISNNGFLSENSGPRCSQTQRNTECIVCLLLVQKKPLIFFGCCFFSTLVLLLSITIFHKQKRRKIWKAKNSQHIPLKKGHNRVLS from the exons ATGTCCAGCGGGGGACTGCAAAGATCTGTCATCCTGTCAGCGTTTATTCTCCTACGAGCTGTTACTGGATTCTCTGGAGACGGAAGAACTATATGGTCTAAAGATCCTAATTTCAGTCCG ACGTTTGGGGACCGTGTCAAATATTGGATTACAATTCACAACCCATATCTAGTCGCTTGGCATGGGTATGGGACTGGTATCCATGCTCCTGGAGAGAAGGGAAATTTAGCAGCTGTCTACAGCGTGGGACACAACCTGATCAAG GCTCATACGAAAGTTTGGCATAACTACAACAGAAATTTCCGCCCACATCAGAAGGGTCAGCTGTCAATCACGTTGGGATCCCACTGGATTGAACCAAACAGATCAGAAAATACAATGGATATACTCAAGTGCCAACAATCCATAATTTCTGTGCTCGGGTGGTTTGCCAACCCTATCCACGGGGATGGCGACTATCCAGAAGTGATGAGAAAGCAGTTGCCCTCCATTCTACCTCACTTCTCTGAAACAGAGAAGAATGAGGTGAGGGGCACAGCTgacttctttgccttttcctttgGACCCAACAACTTCAAGCCCCACAACACTATGGCTAAACTGGGACAAAATGTGTCACTCAATTTAAGAGATGTGCTAAACTGGATTAAACTGGAATACGGTAATCCCCGAATCTTGATTACTGAGAATGGCTGGTTCACGGACAGTCACGTAAAGACAGAGGATACCACAGCCATCTACATGATGAAGAACTTCCTCAACCAGGTTCTTCAAG CAATCAAGTTTGATGAAATACAAGTGTTTGGTTACACAGCCTGGTCCCTCCTGGATGGCTTTGAATGGCAGGATGCTTACACCACTCGCCGAGGATTATTTTATGTGGATTTTAAtagtaaacaaaaagaaagaaagcccaaGTCTTCAGCACATTACTATAGACAGATCATTCAAGAAAATGGTTTCAGTGTGAAAGAGTCCACACCAGATGTGCAGGGTCAGTTTCCCTGTGATTTCTCCTGGGGTGTTACTGAATCTGTCCTTAAG CCGGAGTCGGCGGCTTCCTCCCCGCAGTTCAGCGATCCGCACCTGTACGTGTGGAACGTGACGGGCAACAGACTGTTGCGCCGAGTGGACGGGGTGAGGCTGAAAACAAGACCAGCTCAATGCACGGATTTTGTCAGCATCAAAAGACAGCTTGAGATGTTAGCAAGAATGAAAGTGACCCACTACAGGTTTGCTCTGGACTGGCCCTCCATCCTTCCCACCGGCAACCTGTCCATGGCTAACCGACAGGCTTTGAGGTACTACAGGTGTGTGGTCAGTGAGGGGCTGAAGCTCAACATCTCCTCGATGGTCACGCTGTACTATCCGACCCACGCCCACCTAGGCCTCCCTGCGCCTCTGCTGCGCAGCGGAGGGTGGCTGAACCGGTCCACGGCCGAGGCCTTCCAGGACTACGCCGACCTGTGCTTCCGGGAGCTGGGGGACCTGGTGAAGCTCTGGATCACCATCAACGAGCCTAACCGGCTGAGTGACATCTACGAGCAGTCCAGTAACGACACCTACTGGGCAGCCCACCACCTGCTGATCGCCCACGCCCTGGCCTGGCACCGCTACGACCGGCAGTACAGGCCCGCGCAGCGCGGGGCCGTGTCGCTGTCTCTGCACTCGGACTGGGCCGAGCCCGCCAATCCCTACGCCGCCTCGCACCGGAAGGCGGCCGAGCGCTTCCTCCAGTTCGAGATCGCCTGGTTCGCAGAACCCCTCTTCAAGACGGGGGACTACCCGCTGGCTATGAGGGAGCACGTCGCCTTCAAGAATCGGCAGGGGCTCGCGCGCTCCGCGCTGCCTCAGTTCacggaggaggagaggaggctggTCAAGGGCACTGCGGACTTCTACGCCCTGAACCACTTCACCACCAGGCTCGTGATGCAGGAGCGCCAGAACGGCAGCACCTACGACACGGACAGGGACGTCCAGTTTCTGCAGGACATCACCTGCCTGAGCTCCCCCACCCGCCTGGCCGTGATGCCCTGGGGAGAGCGCAGGGTGCTGCAGTGGATCCGGAGCAACTATGGAGACATGGATGTTTACATCACGGCCAGTGGCATCGATGACCAGTCTCTGGAGAAGGATGAACTCCGAAAATACTACTTAGAGAAGTACATCCAGGAGGCTTTGAAAG CATACCTGATTGATAAAATCAAAATCAAAGGCTATTATGTATTCAAACTGACTGAAGAAAAATCTAGACCCAGATTTGGATTCTTCACACCCGATTTCAAAGCTAAATCCTCAATCCAGTTTTACAACAACCTGATCAGCAACAATGGCTTCCTTTCTGAGAACAGTGGTCCTAGATGCAGTCAGACTCAAAGAAACACGGAATGTATTGTCTGCTTACTTCTTGTGCAGAAGAAACCGCTGATATTCTTTGGATGTTGTTTCTTCTCTACCCTGGTTCTACTGTTATCAATTACCATTTTTCAtaagcaaaagagaagaaaaatttggAAAGCAAAGAACTCACAGCACATACCGTTAAAGAAAGGCCACAACAGAGTTCTTAGCTAA